The following coding sequences lie in one Crassostrea angulata isolate pt1a10 chromosome 10, ASM2561291v2, whole genome shotgun sequence genomic window:
- the LOC128164947 gene encoding tubulin alpha-1A chain-like: MRECISVHVGQAGVQMGNACWELYCLEHGIQPDGQMPSDKTIGGGDDSFNTFFSETGAGKHVPRAVFVDLEPTVVDEVRTGTYRQLFHPEQLVTGKEDAANNYARGHYTIGKEIVDLVLDRIRKLADQCTGLQGFLIFHSFGGGTGSGFTSLLMERLSVDYGKKSKLEFSIYPAPQVSTAVVEPYNSILTTHTTLEHSDCAFMVDNEAIYDICRRNLDIERPTYTNLNRLIGQIVSSITASLRFDGALNVDLTEFQTNLVPYPRIHFPLATYAPVISAEKAYHEQLSVAEITNACFEPANQLVKCDPRHGKYMACCMLYRGDVVPKDVNAAIATIKTKRTIQFVDWCPTGFKVGINYQPPTVVPGGDLAKVQRAVCMLSNTTAIAEAWARLDHKFDLMYAKRAFVHWYVGEGMEEGEFSEAREDLAALEKDYEEVGVDSVEGAEDEEGEEY; this comes from the exons ATG AGGGAATGTATCAGTGTCCACGTCGGCCAGGCCGGAGTCCAGATGGGCAATGCCTGCTGGGAGTTGTACTGTCTGGAACATGGAATCCAGCCGGACGGTCAAATGCCCAGTGACAAGACCATTGGAGGAGGAGACGACTCTTTCAACACCTTCTTCAGTGAGACTGGGGCAGGCAAACACGTCCCCAGGGCTGTATTTGTTGACCTAGAGCCAACAGTTGTAG ATGAAGTACGTACCGGCACCTACCGCCAACTTTTCCATCCAGAACAACTTGTGACAGGCAAGGAAGATGCAGCCAACAACTATGCCCGTGGACACTACACCATCGGGAAGGAGATCGTGGACTTGGTCCTGGACAGAATCCGTAAGCTGGCTGACCAGTGCACAGGACTTCAGGGATTCCTCATCTTCCACAGTTTTGGTGGAGGAACTGGATCCGGATTCACATCTCTGCTCATGGAACGTCTCAGCGTGGACTATGGAAAGAAATCCAAACTAGAGTTCTCCATCTACCCCGCTCCTCAAGTTTCCACCGCTGTAGTAGAGCCCTACAACTCCATTCTGACCACCCACACTACCCTGGAGCACTCGGACTGCGCCTTCATGGTGGACAATGAAGCCATCTACGACATTTGTCGCCGTAACCTGGACATTGAGCGCCCAACCTACACCAACCTGAACCGTCTGATTGGTCAGATTGTGAGCTCCATCACCGCCTCCCTCCGATTTGACGGTGCCCTCAATGTGGACTTGACCGAGTTCCAGACCAACTTGGTGCCCTACCCTCGTATCCACTTCCCTCTTGCTACCTATGCCCCTGTCATCTCTGCAGAAAAAGCCTACCATGAACAACTGTCTGTAGCTGAGATCACCAATGCCTGCTTTGAACCAGCCAACCAACTCGTCAAATGCGACCCTCGTCATGGCAAGTACATGGCTTGCTGCATGTTATACAGAGGAGACGTTGTCCCCAAGGACGTCAATGCTGCCATTGCCACAATCAAGACCAAGCGTACTATCCAGTTTGTGGACTGGTGTCCCACTGGATTCAAGGTTGGCATCAACTACCAGCCACCCACCGTGGTTCCTGGTGGTGACCTGGCCAAGGTCCAGCGTGCCGTGTGCATGTTGAGCAACACCACCGCCATCGCCGAGGCCTGGGCTCGTCTGGATCACAAGTTTGACCTAATGTATGCCAAGCGAGCCTTCGTTCATTGGTACGTGGGAGAGGGTATGGAGGAAGGTGAATTCTCCGAGGCCCGTGAAGATCTGGCTGCCCTGGAGAAGGACTACGAGGAAGTGGGCGTCGACTCCGTGGAGGGGGCAGAGGATGAGGAAGGAGAAGAGTATTAA